One region of Labrus bergylta chromosome 23, fLabBer1.1, whole genome shotgun sequence genomic DNA includes:
- the ldhba gene encoding L-lactate dehydrogenase B-A chain has translation MSSVLQKLISPLASAPAEPPRNKVTVVGVGQVGMACAVSILLRDLADELALVDVMEDRLKGEMMDLQHGSLFLKTSKIVADKDYSVTANSRLVVVTAGVRQQEGESRLNLVQRNVNVFKSIIPQIIKYSPNCTLIVVSNPVDVLTYVTWKLSGLPKHRVIGSGTNLDSARFRYMMAERLGIHASSFNGWVLGEHGDTSVPVWSGANVAGVNLQKLNPEIGTDADKEQWKATHKAVVDSAYEVIKLKGYTNWAIGLSVADLTESIIKNMSRVHPVSTMVKNMYGINEEVFLSLPCVLNSSGVNSVVNMTLTDDEVAQLKKSADTLWGIQKDLKDI, from the exons ATGTCGTCAGTCCTCCAGAAGCTGATCAGCCCCTTGGCCAGCGCCCCCGCTGAGCCCCCCAGGAACAAGGTGACCGTGGTCGGGGTCGGCCAGGTGGGCATGGCCTGCGCCGTCAGCATCCTGCTGCGG GACCTGGCTGATGAGCTGGCTCTGGTGGACGTGATGGAGGATCGTCTGAAGGGGGAGATGATGGACCTGCAGCACGGCAGCCTCTTCCTCAAGACCTCCAAGATCGTGGCTGACAAAG ACTACTCCGTGACAGCCAACTCTCGCCTGGTCGTGGTGACCGCCGGCGTCCGTCAGCAGGAGGGCGAGAGCCGCCTGAACCTGGTGCAGAGAAACGTCAACGTCTTCAAGTCCATCATCCCTCAGATCATCAAGTACAGCCCCAACTGCACGCTCATCGTCGTCTCTAACCCCG TGGACGTGCTGACATACGTGACCTGGAAACTGAGCGGTCTGCCCAAACACCGCGTCATCGGCAGCGGCACCAACCTGGACTCCGCCCGCTTCCGCTACATGATGGCCGAACGCCTCGGCATCCACGCCTCCTCCTTCAACGGCTGGGTGCTGGGCGAGCACGGAGACACCAGCG tgccCGTGTGGAGCGGTGCTAACGTAGCCGGAGTGAACCTGCAGAAGCTGAACCCTGAGATCGGCACCGACGCTGATAAGGAGCAGTGGAAGGCCACACACAAAGCTGTGGTGGACAg TGCGTACGAGGTGATCAAGCTGAAGGGGTACACAAACTGGGCCATCGGTCTGAGCGTGGCCGACCTCACCGAGAGCATCATCAAGAACATGAGCCGAGTCCACCCGGTGTCCACCATGGTCAAG AACATGTACGGCATCAACGAGGAGGTCTTCCTGTCTCTGCCCTGCGTCCTGAACAGCAGCGGCGTGAACAGCGTGGTCAACATGACGCTGACGGACGACGAGGTGGCTCAGCTGAAGAAGAGCGCCGACACGCTGTGGGGCATCCAGAAGGACCTGAAGGacatctga
- the kiss2 gene encoding kisspeptin 2, with protein MRLAALVVVCGLIVGQDGRGAALQGADSVQRTPDTGSVLSALSRRSTGEFPEEDPSTCFSLRENEEQRQLLCNDRRSKFNFNPFGLRFGKRYNGYIYRRAVQRARTRNLTPLSLFSRELEVPT; from the exons ATGAGGCTGGCGGCTCTGGTGGTGGTCTGCGGGCTCATCGTGGGTCAGGATGGACGAGGAGCAGCTCTGCAGGGAGCCGACTCTGTGCAGAGGACACCTGACACAG GTTCAGTCCTCTCCGCTCTCAGCAGGAGGTCCACCGGAGAGTTTCCGGAGGAGGACCCGAGCACGTGCTTCTCTCTGCGGGAGAACGAGGAGCAGCGGCAGCTCCTCTGCAACGACCGGAGGAGCAAGTTCAACTTCAACCCGTTCGGGCTCCGCTTCGGGAAACGGTACAACGGCTACATTTACCGGAGAGCCGTGCAACGAGCCCGGACGAGGAACCTAACGCCGCTTTCTCTTTTCTCGCGAGAACTGGAGGTGCCCACCTGA